One segment of Methylotuvimicrobium sp. KM2 DNA contains the following:
- a CDS encoding class I SAM-dependent methyltransferase has product MNELMSHTADRGQAEMFSKAWYNEYFRRAAESPTHARFCEAVYGRDLCQHGMMDVDEMAFLAAMLKPGEKVMEIGCSNGHITEQLHEQAGCEILGLDYADVAVGQALRRTEDKRDMLNFHCVDLIHDDLPGGDYDVIVAIDSIYFMGDYGATLRKLNAKLKPGGRMIVAAFQVKEDHDPESILNPGHTRMDQVLKSLSSDYMQHDFTTNVRNHWIKNYEYSHNLRADFDAEGNAFLCEARMAENGWFKDHAEQETLVRYIYQIEHNPALS; this is encoded by the coding sequence ATGAACGAACTGATGAGCCACACCGCCGATAGGGGGCAGGCGGAGATGTTTTCGAAGGCGTGGTACAACGAATATTTCCGGCGCGCGGCGGAGAGTCCGACGCATGCGCGTTTCTGCGAAGCGGTATACGGCCGCGATTTGTGCCAGCACGGCATGATGGATGTCGACGAAATGGCGTTTTTGGCCGCGATGCTCAAACCGGGTGAGAAAGTCATGGAAATCGGCTGTTCTAACGGCCATATTACCGAGCAGCTTCACGAGCAAGCCGGTTGCGAGATACTCGGCCTCGATTATGCCGATGTCGCGGTCGGTCAGGCGTTACGCAGAACCGAAGACAAGCGTGATATGCTGAATTTTCACTGCGTCGATCTGATTCACGACGACCTGCCGGGTGGCGATTACGACGTTATCGTAGCGATCGATTCGATCTATTTCATGGGCGATTACGGAGCGACGTTGCGCAAACTTAACGCGAAGCTGAAGCCCGGCGGACGCATGATAGTAGCGGCATTTCAGGTCAAGGAAGACCATGATCCCGAATCGATTTTGAACCCCGGGCATACGCGCATGGATCAAGTGTTGAAAAGTTTATCGAGCGATTACATGCAGCACGACTTCACGACGAACGTGCGCAATCACTGGATCAAAAACTACGAATACTCGCACAATCTCAGAGCCGATTTCGACGCCGAAGGCAACGCGTTTCTGTGCGAGGCTCGCATGGCCGAAAACGGTTGGTTTAAGGACCACGCGGAACAGGAAACGCTGGTGCGCTATATTTATCAAATCGAGCATAACCCGGCGCTGAGTTGA
- a CDS encoding acyl-CoA dehydrogenase family protein, whose product MTATETLLEAVRDISPIIRKYADAAERERKMSEPVARAMQQAGLYRMWRPKVFDGFELDPVSGFRIIEAVSRIDSAAGWNLQIAAAHDLFASWFGDRAAREIFGRDAIPVGAFNPARKAVPVDGGYRISGRTSFVSGAYHATVFLGFANVHDGDTLRVDSSGMPDTRLIAVPANKVKIVDNWNTMGMRGSGSHDVEVDDVFIPEHWAAPWGPLRNPGSAYTGPLYRLTIWPAIAALVAPALGITRAAIDEALGLIGNKIPAYGSTTLIKQSIVQSQLAQAQAKLGASRAYFFGAFDEAWQAALAGKAITLQMKGKLQLASTHAVLECAQAVDLIHEIAGASGIREDYGFARHFRDIHVITQHGFLNASKFESVGQILLGLEPEWPFFKF is encoded by the coding sequence ATGACAGCGACTGAAACCCTACTCGAAGCCGTTCGAGACATATCGCCGATCATTCGTAAATATGCCGATGCGGCCGAGCGCGAGCGGAAAATGTCTGAACCGGTCGCTCGGGCGATGCAACAGGCCGGTTTGTACCGGATGTGGCGGCCGAAAGTTTTCGACGGTTTCGAGCTTGATCCGGTATCCGGTTTCCGCATCATCGAGGCCGTTTCGCGCATCGACAGCGCGGCCGGCTGGAATCTGCAAATCGCCGCCGCGCACGATCTGTTCGCGTCGTGGTTCGGCGACCGGGCCGCGCGGGAAATCTTCGGGCGCGATGCGATTCCGGTCGGCGCCTTCAATCCGGCGCGCAAGGCCGTTCCGGTCGACGGCGGCTATCGAATTTCGGGGCGCACGTCGTTCGTCAGCGGTGCGTATCATGCGACGGTGTTTCTCGGCTTCGCTAACGTGCACGACGGCGATACGCTGCGCGTCGATTCGAGCGGCATGCCCGATACGCGTTTGATCGCGGTTCCGGCCAACAAGGTCAAGATCGTCGACAATTGGAACACGATGGGCATGCGCGGCAGCGGCAGTCATGATGTCGAAGTCGACGACGTTTTCATCCCCGAACATTGGGCCGCGCCGTGGGGGCCGCTGCGCAATCCCGGCAGCGCTTATACCGGCCCGTTGTACCGGTTGACGATTTGGCCCGCGATCGCGGCATTGGTCGCGCCGGCGCTCGGCATTACACGCGCGGCGATCGACGAGGCGCTCGGTTTGATCGGCAATAAAATACCGGCATACGGTTCGACGACGTTGATTAAGCAAAGCATCGTCCAATCCCAACTGGCGCAGGCCCAAGCGAAACTCGGCGCGAGCCGCGCTTACTTTTTCGGCGCATTCGACGAAGCCTGGCAGGCAGCGCTTGCCGGCAAAGCGATCACGCTGCAAATGAAAGGCAAGTTACAGCTCGCTTCGACCCATGCCGTGCTCGAATGCGCGCAGGCGGTCGACTTGATTCACGAGATCGCCGGCGCTTCCGGCATTCGCGAGGACTACGGTTTCGCGCGGCATTTTCGGGACATTCATGTCATTACTCAGCACGGTTTTCTGAACGCGAGCAAGTTCGAATCGGTCGGACAAATATTGCTCGGACTCGAACCGGAATGGCCGTTTTTCAAATTTTAA
- a CDS encoding DUF3047 domain-containing protein, whose amino-acid sequence MHSLFLRPFISRCLLIALLSSLGSVAADTSRLAVGQFSAGSLVGWKPKAFKGTTLYTIELLDDIRVLRAQSEQAASGLFKEQRIDLQKTPYLNWRWRIENRLGNIDEQSKSGDDYAARIYVVVSGGWAFWRTRAINYVWAGNSPKGMVWPNAFAGQNAIMIALRSADDQTATWYQEKRNVLRDLEAQFGEAIRYIDAVALMTDTDNAGGSAEAYYGDIYFSRD is encoded by the coding sequence TTGCATTCATTATTTCTTCGTCCTTTTATATCCCGTTGCCTGTTGATAGCTTTGCTCTCAAGCCTTGGCTCGGTTGCCGCCGATACAAGCCGGCTTGCGGTCGGTCAATTCTCCGCAGGTAGCCTTGTCGGTTGGAAACCTAAGGCGTTTAAAGGTACGACACTTTATACCATCGAACTGCTCGACGATATTCGCGTGTTAAGAGCACAAAGCGAACAAGCTGCGTCCGGTTTATTTAAAGAGCAGCGTATCGATCTTCAAAAAACGCCTTATTTGAATTGGCGTTGGCGCATCGAAAACCGTTTAGGAAATATCGACGAGCAAAGTAAGTCCGGCGACGATTATGCGGCTCGTATCTATGTGGTGGTTAGCGGCGGCTGGGCATTTTGGCGAACGCGGGCGATCAATTATGTTTGGGCCGGGAATTCGCCGAAAGGCATGGTCTGGCCGAATGCTTTTGCCGGCCAAAATGCGATAATGATCGCTTTGCGTTCGGCTGACGACCAAACCGCTACTTGGTATCAGGAAAAACGGAACGTATTACGCGATTTGGAAGCGCAATTCGGCGAAGCTATTCGCTACATTGATGCCGTGGCATTGATGACCGATACCGATAATGCCGGCGGCAGCGCCGAAGCTTATTATGGCGACATCTATTTCTCGCGGGATTGA